In Streptomyces hawaiiensis, one genomic interval encodes:
- a CDS encoding SanA/YdcF family protein, protein MRIPAFRRLRLPRTRRGQRRLVQAVMAGCVLALLPATWMYTVAGDRLRTAADVPRTDVAVVFGAGLWDGEPSPYLAHRLDAAAKLYREGRVEVVLVTGDNSREDYDEPDAMRVYLTRHGVPDGRIVSDYAGFDTWDSCVRAKKIFGVDEAVLISQGFHIRRAVALCEAAGVTSYGVGVDAVHDATWYYGGAREILAAGKAALDAVFRPDPRFLGPREPGVHRALAKAEGTLG, encoded by the coding sequence ATGCGCATACCGGCGTTTCGCAGACTGCGGCTGCCGCGTACCCGGCGTGGGCAGCGGAGGCTGGTGCAGGCCGTGATGGCCGGGTGCGTGCTCGCGCTGCTTCCGGCGACGTGGATGTACACCGTGGCGGGTGACCGGCTGCGTACGGCGGCGGATGTGCCGCGTACCGATGTGGCCGTGGTGTTCGGTGCCGGGCTGTGGGACGGGGAGCCCTCGCCGTATCTCGCGCACCGGCTCGACGCGGCGGCGAAGCTGTACCGGGAGGGGCGGGTGGAGGTGGTGCTCGTCACCGGGGACAACAGCCGCGAGGACTACGACGAGCCGGACGCGATGCGCGTGTACCTGACGCGGCACGGGGTGCCCGACGGGCGGATCGTCAGTGACTACGCGGGGTTCGACACCTGGGACTCGTGCGTGCGCGCGAAAAAGATCTTCGGGGTGGACGAGGCCGTGCTGATCAGCCAGGGCTTCCACATCCGGCGGGCCGTGGCGCTGTGCGAGGCGGCGGGGGTCACCTCGTACGGGGTCGGGGTGGACGCCGTGCACGACGCGACCTGGTACTACGGGGGCGCCCGGGAGATCCTCGCCGCCGGGAAGGCCGCTCTGGACGCGGTGTTCCGGCCGGATCCACGGTTCCTCGGGCCGCGGGAGCCAGGGGTGCACAGGGCGTTGGCCAAGGCCGAAGGGACGCTCGGATGA
- the dnaG gene encoding DNA primase: MAGRINDEDVKAVRDAVPIDAVVSEYLQLRNAGGGNLKGLCPFHDEKSPSFQVSPSKGFFHCFGCQEGGDTITFVMKIDHLSFSEAVERLAGQAGITLRYEEGGYNPSHQRGERIRLVEAHKIAADWYVEQLATSAEADAGRQFLAERGFDQAAAQHFSVGYSPQGWDHLTRYLRGKGFTDKELLLSGLSQEGRRGPIDRFRGRLMWPIRDIGGDVVGFGARKLYEADNGPKYLNTPDTAIYKKSQVLYGIDLAKKDIAKASRAVVVEGYTDVMACHLAGVTTAIATCGTAFGADHIKILRRLLMDNGSARVIFTFDGDAAGQKAALRAFEDDQKFAAETYIAIAPDGMDPCDLRLAKGDEAVADLAEPRTPLFEFALRQIVSRYDLDTPAGRASALDEAAPIVARIKNSGAQHEVAVQLAGMLGILDTQFVVKRVAQLARWARDRGGKGPAPERRHQGQRYAGPPQQATSRGPALNLRNPVFATERELLKLALQRPELVSPAFDAYGVDEFTAPPYAAVRQAILDAGGAEPGVTDPQDYLVKVREAAPDDAVRAMVTELAVEAIMLHKGVKGVDEVYAGAQLVTVRRRAVERRIRDITGRLTRLGTHGDPAQLAAVQNELWVLQQYDQTLREHGAAAL; encoded by the coding sequence GTGGCAGGACGGATCAACGACGAGGACGTGAAGGCGGTACGGGACGCGGTCCCGATCGACGCCGTGGTGTCCGAGTACCTCCAGCTGCGCAACGCGGGCGGCGGAAACCTCAAGGGTCTGTGCCCGTTCCACGACGAGAAGTCGCCCTCCTTCCAGGTCAGCCCGAGCAAGGGGTTCTTCCACTGCTTCGGCTGCCAGGAGGGCGGCGACACCATCACGTTCGTGATGAAGATCGACCACCTCTCCTTCTCGGAGGCGGTCGAGCGCCTGGCCGGCCAGGCGGGCATCACCCTGCGCTACGAGGAGGGCGGCTACAACCCCTCCCACCAGCGCGGTGAGCGGATCCGCCTGGTCGAGGCCCACAAGATCGCCGCCGACTGGTACGTGGAACAGCTCGCCACCAGCGCGGAGGCCGACGCCGGCCGCCAGTTCCTCGCCGAGCGCGGCTTCGACCAGGCCGCCGCCCAGCACTTCTCCGTCGGCTACAGCCCCCAGGGCTGGGACCACCTCACGCGTTATCTGCGCGGCAAGGGCTTCACCGACAAGGAGCTGCTCCTCTCCGGCCTCTCCCAGGAGGGCCGCCGCGGCCCCATCGACCGCTTCCGCGGCCGCCTGATGTGGCCCATCCGCGACATCGGCGGCGACGTCGTCGGCTTCGGCGCCCGCAAGCTCTACGAGGCGGACAACGGCCCGAAGTACCTCAACACACCCGACACGGCGATCTACAAGAAGTCCCAGGTCCTGTACGGCATCGACCTGGCGAAGAAGGACATCGCCAAGGCGTCCCGCGCGGTCGTCGTCGAGGGCTACACGGACGTCATGGCCTGCCACCTCGCGGGTGTGACGACCGCCATCGCCACCTGCGGCACCGCCTTCGGCGCCGACCACATCAAGATCCTCCGCCGGCTGCTCATGGACAACGGCTCGGCCCGCGTCATCTTCACCTTCGACGGCGACGCCGCCGGCCAGAAGGCGGCCCTGCGCGCCTTCGAGGACGACCAGAAGTTCGCCGCCGAGACGTACATCGCCATCGCCCCGGACGGCATGGACCCCTGCGACCTGCGCCTCGCCAAGGGCGACGAGGCCGTCGCCGACCTGGCCGAACCCCGCACGCCGCTCTTCGAGTTCGCGCTCCGCCAGATCGTGAGCCGCTACGACCTCGACACCCCGGCGGGCCGCGCGTCCGCGCTGGACGAGGCCGCCCCGATCGTCGCCCGCATCAAGAACAGCGGCGCCCAGCACGAGGTCGCCGTCCAGCTCGCCGGCATGCTCGGTATCCTCGACACCCAGTTCGTGGTCAAGCGCGTGGCCCAGCTGGCCCGCTGGGCCCGCGACCGCGGCGGCAAGGGCCCGGCCCCCGAGCGGCGCCACCAGGGGCAGCGGTACGCCGGCCCGCCCCAGCAGGCCACCTCCCGCGGCCCGGCCCTCAACCTCCGCAACCCCGTCTTCGCCACCGAGCGGGAGCTCCTCAAACTCGCCCTGCAGCGGCCCGAGTTGGTCTCCCCGGCCTTCGACGCGTACGGCGTGGACGAGTTCACCGCCCCGCCCTACGCCGCCGTCCGCCAGGCCATCTTGGACGCGGGCGGCGCCGAACCGGGCGTCACCGACCCCCAGGACTACCTGGTCAAGGTCCGCGAGGCCGCCCCGGACGACGCGGTCCGCGCGATGGTGACGGAGCTGGCCGTCGAGGCGATCATGCTGCACAAGGGCGTGAAGGGGGTCGACGAGGTGTACGCGGGCGCCCAGCTGGTGACCGTGCGCCGCCGGGCCGTCGAGCGCCGTATCCGCGACATCACGGGCCGGCTCACCCGCCTCGGCACCCACGGCGACCCGGCCCAGCTGGCCGCCGTGCAGAACGAGCTGTGGGTCCTCCAGCAGTACGACCAGACCCTCCGGGAGCACGGCGCCGCCGCACTCTGA
- a CDS encoding ABC transporter ATP-binding protein: protein MAGPMGRMMAGGGPDQRSLDFKGSGKRLVARFRPERITIYVLLLCVVLSVGLNVVGPKILGKATDLVFAGIVGRGMPEGASKEQVLEQMRQRGDGDEADMLRSTDFTPGEGIDFTAVGHVLLLALGVFAVAGLLMAVATRMVNRAVNRTMFRMREDVQTKLSRLPLSYFDKRQRGEVLSRATNDIDNIGQTLQQSMGQLINSVLTIIGVLAMMFYVSWILALVALVTVPLSFVIATRVGKRSQPHFVQQWRSTGTLNAHIEEMYTGHTLVKVFGRQEESAEQFAEQNDALYEAGFKAQFNSGVMQPLMMFVSNLNYVLVAVVGGLRVASGSLSIGDVQAFIQYSRQFSMPLTQVASMANLVQSGVASAERVFELLDAEEQGADPVPGVRPEELRGQVALEHVSFRYDPDKPLIEDLSLKVEPGHTVAIVGPTGAGKTTLVNLLMRFYDVTGGRITLDGVDIARMSRDELRAGIGMVLQDTWLFGGTIAENIAYGASRKVTRGEIEEAARAAHADRFVRTLPDGYDTVIDDEGSGVSAGEKQLITIARAFLSDPVILVLDEATSSVDTRTEVLIQKAMAKLAHGRTSFVIAHRLSTIRDADAILVMENGSIVEQGTHEELLAGNGAYARLYKAQFAQAVAEVD, encoded by the coding sequence ATGGCGGGGCCCATGGGGCGGATGATGGCCGGGGGCGGCCCCGACCAGCGCTCGCTCGACTTCAAGGGGTCGGGCAAACGGCTCGTGGCGCGGTTCCGGCCGGAGCGGATCACCATCTACGTGCTGCTGCTGTGCGTGGTGCTCAGCGTCGGCCTCAACGTCGTCGGGCCGAAGATCCTCGGCAAGGCGACCGACCTGGTCTTCGCCGGCATCGTCGGGCGGGGCATGCCGGAGGGGGCGAGCAAGGAGCAGGTCCTGGAGCAGATGCGGCAGCGCGGGGACGGCGACGAAGCCGACATGCTGCGCAGCACCGACTTCACCCCGGGCGAGGGCATCGACTTCACGGCCGTCGGCCATGTGCTGCTGCTCGCGCTGGGCGTGTTCGCGGTGGCCGGGCTGCTGATGGCGGTGGCGACGCGGATGGTGAACCGGGCCGTGAACCGGACCATGTTCCGGATGCGCGAGGACGTGCAGACGAAGCTGTCGCGGCTGCCGCTGTCGTACTTCGACAAGCGCCAGCGCGGTGAGGTGCTGTCCCGGGCGACGAACGACATCGACAACATCGGGCAGACGCTCCAGCAGTCGATGGGGCAGCTCATCAACTCGGTGCTGACCATCATCGGCGTGCTCGCGATGATGTTCTACGTCTCCTGGATCCTGGCGCTGGTCGCGCTGGTGACCGTGCCGCTGTCGTTCGTCATCGCCACACGCGTGGGCAAGCGGTCGCAGCCGCACTTCGTGCAGCAGTGGCGCTCGACGGGCACGCTGAACGCGCACATCGAGGAGATGTACACCGGGCACACCCTGGTGAAGGTGTTCGGACGGCAGGAGGAGTCGGCCGAGCAGTTCGCCGAGCAGAACGACGCGCTCTACGAGGCGGGGTTCAAGGCGCAGTTCAACAGCGGGGTCATGCAGCCGCTGATGATGTTCGTGTCGAACCTCAACTACGTGCTGGTCGCGGTCGTCGGCGGGCTGCGGGTGGCCTCCGGCTCACTGTCCATCGGTGATGTGCAGGCGTTCATCCAGTACTCGCGGCAGTTCTCCATGCCGCTGACGCAGGTCGCGTCCATGGCGAACCTGGTGCAGTCGGGTGTCGCCTCGGCGGAGCGGGTCTTCGAGCTGCTCGACGCGGAGGAGCAGGGCGCCGACCCGGTGCCGGGCGTACGGCCGGAGGAGCTGCGCGGGCAGGTGGCGCTGGAGCACGTGTCGTTCCGCTACGACCCGGACAAGCCGCTCATCGAGGACCTGTCGCTGAAGGTCGAGCCCGGGCACACCGTCGCCATCGTCGGCCCGACCGGCGCCGGCAAGACGACGCTGGTGAACCTGCTGATGCGGTTCTACGACGTCACCGGCGGGCGCATCACCCTCGACGGGGTCGACATCGCGCGGATGTCCCGGGACGAGCTGCGGGCCGGGATCGGCATGGTGCTCCAGGACACCTGGCTGTTCGGCGGCACGATCGCGGAGAACATCGCGTACGGGGCGTCCCGGAAGGTGACCCGGGGCGAGATCGAGGAGGCGGCCCGGGCGGCGCACGCGGACCGGTTCGTCCGGACGCTGCCGGACGGGTACGACACCGTGATCGACGACGAGGGTTCGGGGGTCAGCGCCGGTGAGAAGCAGCTCATCACCATCGCCCGGGCGTTCCTGTCCGACCCGGTGATCCTGGTGCTGGACGAGGCGACCAGCTCGGTCGACACCCGCACGGAGGTGCTGATCCAGAAGGCGATGGCCAAACTGGCGCACGGGCGGACGTCGTTCGTCATCGCCCACCGGTTGTCGACGATCCGGGACGCGGACGCGATCCTGGTGATGGAGAACGGGTCGATCGTGGAGCAGGGGACGCACGAGGAGCTGCTGGCCGGGAACGGGGCCTATGCACGGCTGTACAAGGCCCAGTTCGCGCAGGCGGTCGCCGAGGTCGACTGA
- a CDS encoding NAD(P)/FAD-dependent oxidoreductase: MVDADQTFVIVGGGLAGAKAAETLRAEGFTGRVILICDERDHPYERPPLSKGYLLGKEERDSVFVHEPAWYAANDIELHLGQTVDAIDRTAKTVRFGEDGTVVRYDKLLLATGAEPRRLDVPGTDLAGVHHLRRLAHAERLKHVLTNLGRDNGHLVIAGAGWIGLEVAAAAREYGAEVTVVEHGPTPLHGVLGPELGALFAELHREHGVRFHFGRRLTEIVGQDGMVLAARTDDGEEHPAHDVLAAIGAAPRTHLAEAAGLEIADRAHGGGIVVDEGLRTSDPDVYAAGDVVSFPHALFGTRVRVEHWANALNGGPAAARSMLGRDVTYDRVPYFFSDQYDLGMEYSGWAPPGSYDQVMIRGDAGKREFIAFWVKDGRVLAGMNVNVWDVTDKIQRLIRSRAQVDTEALADPHTPLDSLTP, translated from the coding sequence GTGGTCGACGCGGATCAGACATTCGTCATCGTCGGAGGCGGACTGGCCGGCGCCAAGGCGGCCGAGACGCTCCGCGCGGAGGGCTTCACCGGCCGCGTGATACTGATCTGCGACGAACGCGACCACCCCTACGAGCGCCCGCCCCTGTCCAAGGGCTACCTCCTCGGCAAGGAGGAACGCGACAGCGTCTTCGTGCACGAACCCGCCTGGTACGCGGCCAACGACATCGAGCTCCACCTCGGCCAGACCGTCGACGCGATCGACCGCACGGCGAAGACGGTCCGCTTCGGCGAGGACGGCACCGTCGTCCGCTACGACAAGCTGCTCCTGGCGACCGGCGCCGAGCCCCGCCGCCTCGACGTCCCGGGCACGGACCTGGCGGGCGTGCACCACCTGCGCCGCCTCGCCCACGCCGAACGCCTCAAACACGTCCTGACCAACCTCGGCCGGGACAACGGCCACCTCGTCATCGCCGGTGCCGGCTGGATCGGCCTGGAGGTCGCGGCGGCGGCCCGCGAGTACGGCGCGGAGGTCACCGTCGTCGAGCACGGGCCGACCCCGCTGCACGGCGTGCTCGGCCCGGAGCTCGGCGCGCTCTTCGCCGAGCTGCACCGTGAGCACGGGGTGCGCTTCCACTTCGGCAGGCGGCTGACGGAGATCGTCGGCCAGGACGGCATGGTCCTCGCGGCCCGCACGGACGACGGCGAGGAGCACCCGGCGCACGACGTGCTGGCGGCGATCGGCGCGGCCCCGCGCACCCACCTGGCGGAGGCGGCAGGACTGGAGATCGCCGACCGGGCCCACGGCGGCGGCATCGTCGTCGACGAGGGACTGCGCACCTCCGACCCGGACGTCTACGCCGCCGGTGACGTCGTCTCCTTCCCGCACGCCCTCTTCGGCACGCGCGTGCGCGTCGAGCACTGGGCCAACGCCCTCAACGGCGGCCCGGCGGCCGCGCGCTCCATGCTGGGCCGCGACGTGACGTACGACCGCGTGCCCTACTTCTTCTCCGACCAGTACGACCTGGGCATGGAGTACTCCGGCTGGGCGCCCCCGGGCAGCTACGACCAGGTGATGATCCGCGGGGACGCCGGCAAGCGCGAGTTCATCGCGTTCTGGGTGAAGGACGGCAGGGTCCTGGCCGGCATGAACGTGAATGTGTGGGACGTCACAGACAAGATCCAGCGTCTGATCCGTTCGAGGGCCCAGGTCGACACCGAGGCCCTGGCCGACCCGCACACGCCGCTGGACTCCCTCACCCCATAG
- a CDS encoding sirohydrochlorin chelatase has product MPSQLSLVPPPATRRPAPPALVVVAHGSRDPRALSTVSALLDRVRALRPDVPVHLGHIELNAPLLPDTLAALGDTEAVLVPLLLSRGYHVKQDIPEMAAASPARIHLAAPLGPHPLLVDALQARLLEAGWGATPRRTSAVVLAAAGSRDPDAKTDTARTAHLLAARLGVPVIPAYASAATPTVPTAVRTLLARGRRHIALASYFTAPGRFATECTQAAPWIAAAPLGTHPAMAQLLLHRYDEALTASPVVPELASA; this is encoded by the coding sequence ATGCCCAGTCAGCTCAGCCTCGTCCCGCCGCCCGCCACGCGCCGCCCGGCCCCGCCCGCCCTCGTGGTCGTGGCGCACGGCAGCCGCGACCCCCGCGCGCTGAGCACCGTGAGCGCACTCCTCGACCGGGTCCGGGCCCTGCGCCCCGACGTGCCGGTGCACCTGGGCCACATCGAACTCAACGCCCCCCTGCTCCCCGACACGCTCGCCGCCCTCGGAGACACGGAGGCGGTCCTCGTCCCCCTCCTCCTCAGCCGCGGCTACCACGTCAAGCAGGACATCCCCGAGATGGCCGCGGCCTCCCCGGCCCGCATCCACCTGGCGGCCCCCCTGGGCCCCCACCCCCTCCTGGTGGACGCCCTCCAGGCCCGCCTCCTGGAAGCCGGCTGGGGTGCCACACCCCGCCGCACCAGCGCGGTGGTCCTCGCCGCCGCGGGCTCCCGCGACCCGGACGCCAAGACGGACACCGCCCGCACGGCCCACCTCCTGGCCGCCCGCCTCGGCGTCCCCGTGATCCCGGCCTACGCCTCGGCGGCGACCCCCACGGTCCCCACGGCCGTCCGCACCCTCCTCGCCAGGGGCCGCCGCCACATAGCCCTGGCCTCCTACTTCACAGCCCCCGGCCGCTTCGCCACGGAGTGCACCCAGGCGGCCCCCTGGATAGCAGCGGCCCCCCTGGGCACCCACCCGGCGATGGCCCAGCTCCTCCTCCACCGCTATGACGAGGCATTGACGGCGTCGCCCGTGGTTCCTGAACTGGCTTCGGCTTGA
- a CDS encoding ABC transporter ATP-binding protein, translating to MLIRLLRTYLRPYKRPIALLVLLQFLQTCATLYLPTLNADIIDQGVVNGDTGYILGYGALMIAISLIQVVCNIGAVYYGARTASALGRDVRGAVFDRVQSFSAREVGHFGAPSLITRTTNDVQQVQMLTLMTFTLLVSAPIMCVGGIVLALGLDVPLSGVLVAVVPVLGICVTLIVRRLRPLFRSMQERLDAVNRVLREQITGNRVIRAFVRDEYEQQRFRKANTDLTDVALGTGNLLALMFPIVMTVVNLSSIAVVWFGAHRIDSGGMQIGDLTAFLAYLMQIVMSVMMATFMFMMVPRAEVCAERIQEVLDTSSSVVPPSAPVRELRRHGHLELRGAGFRYPGAEEPVLRAVDLVARPGETTAVIGSTGSGKSTLLGLVPRLFDATDGQVLVDGVEVAEIDPKLLAKTVGMVPQKPYLFAGTVATNLRYGNPDATDEELWHALEVAQAKNFVQGLEGGLDAPIAQGGTNVSGGQRQRLAIARTLVQRPEIYLFDDSFSALDYATDAALRAALTQETAEATVVIVAQRVATIRDADRIVVLDEGRVVGTGRHHELMADNETYREIVLSQLTEAEAA from the coding sequence GTGCTCATACGACTCCTGCGGACCTATCTCAGGCCCTACAAGAGACCCATCGCCCTGCTGGTGCTGCTGCAGTTCCTGCAGACCTGCGCCACGCTCTACCTGCCCACGCTGAACGCGGACATCATCGACCAGGGTGTCGTGAACGGCGACACCGGCTACATCCTGGGCTACGGCGCCCTGATGATCGCCATCTCGCTCATCCAGGTCGTGTGCAACATCGGCGCCGTGTACTACGGCGCCCGTACGGCCTCGGCGCTCGGGCGGGACGTGCGCGGCGCCGTGTTCGACCGTGTGCAGTCGTTCTCCGCGCGTGAGGTGGGACACTTCGGGGCGCCGTCGCTGATCACCCGGACGACGAACGACGTCCAGCAGGTGCAGATGCTGACGCTGATGACGTTCACGCTGCTGGTGTCGGCGCCGATCATGTGCGTGGGCGGCATCGTGCTGGCGCTCGGTCTGGACGTGCCGCTGTCCGGGGTGCTGGTGGCGGTCGTGCCGGTGCTGGGCATCTGCGTGACGCTGATCGTGCGGCGGCTGCGGCCGCTGTTCCGTTCGATGCAGGAGCGGCTGGACGCGGTGAACCGGGTGCTGCGCGAGCAGATCACCGGCAACCGTGTGATCCGCGCCTTCGTCCGGGACGAGTACGAGCAGCAGCGCTTCCGGAAGGCCAACACCGATCTCACCGACGTCGCGCTGGGCACCGGCAATCTGCTCGCGCTGATGTTCCCGATCGTCATGACGGTCGTGAACCTGTCGTCGATCGCCGTGGTGTGGTTCGGCGCGCACCGCATCGACAGCGGCGGCATGCAGATCGGTGACCTGACCGCGTTCCTCGCCTATCTGATGCAGATCGTCATGTCCGTGATGATGGCCACCTTCATGTTCATGATGGTGCCGCGCGCGGAGGTGTGTGCCGAGCGCATCCAGGAGGTGCTGGACACCTCGTCGAGCGTCGTGCCGCCGTCCGCGCCCGTGCGGGAGCTGCGCCGACACGGTCATCTGGAGCTGCGCGGGGCGGGCTTCCGCTATCCGGGGGCCGAGGAGCCGGTGCTGCGGGCCGTCGACCTGGTGGCCCGGCCGGGTGAGACGACCGCCGTCATCGGCTCGACCGGCAGCGGCAAGTCCACCCTGCTCGGGCTGGTCCCGCGGTTGTTCGACGCGACCGACGGGCAGGTGCTCGTGGACGGTGTCGAGGTGGCGGAGATCGACCCGAAGCTGCTGGCCAAGACGGTCGGGATGGTGCCGCAGAAGCCGTACCTGTTCGCGGGGACCGTGGCGACCAACCTGCGCTACGGCAATCCGGACGCCACCGACGAGGAGCTGTGGCACGCGCTGGAGGTGGCGCAGGCCAAGAACTTCGTCCAGGGGCTGGAGGGCGGTCTCGACGCGCCGATCGCCCAGGGCGGGACGAACGTCTCCGGCGGGCAGCGGCAGCGGCTGGCGATCGCCCGGACGCTGGTGCAGCGGCCCGAGATCTACCTCTTCGACGACTCCTTCTCCGCGCTCGACTACGCCACGGACGCCGCCCTGCGGGCCGCGCTCACACAGGAGACCGCCGAGGCGACCGTGGTGATCGTCGCCCAGCGGGTGGCGACCATCCGGGACGCCGACCGGATCGTGGTCCTCGACGAGGGCCGGGTCGTCGGCACCGGCCGGCACCACGAGCTGATGGCGGACAACGAGACCTACCGAGAGATCGTGCTCTCCCAGCTCACGGAAGCGGAGGCTGCCTGA
- a CDS encoding deoxyguanosinetriphosphate triphosphohydrolase, translated as MAGTAQTPTAYDPTSVDRWAPEPDKRPGRTAFQRDRARVLHSSALRRLAGKTQVVTPGTRGPAWDASPRTRLTHSLECAQVGRELGLALGCDPDLVEAACLSHDLGHPPFGHNGEQALNEFAADCGGFEGNAQSLRLLTRIEPKRFTPDGSVGLNLTRAALDAATKYPWPRGAHPTDPASNKFGVYEDDRPVFDWLRKDAPGTRICFEAQVMDWSDDVAYSVHDVEDGLHAGHIDPNCLHADPERRDVFQVALGRYVPADSDPAELAEALDRLLAQEWWPHGYDGTAVAQARLKDATSQLIGRFCLAAETATRTAYGAGRLTRYAAELVVPRETRTECAVLKAVADLYVMQRAEQERLRADQRIVVAELAEALTARAPDGLDPQFRALFDRAADDRARKRVIVDQIASLTDTSARSLHARLTGHG; from the coding sequence ATGGCAGGCACCGCACAAACCCCCACCGCCTACGACCCGACGTCAGTCGACCGCTGGGCCCCGGAACCCGACAAACGCCCCGGCCGCACCGCCTTCCAGCGCGACCGAGCCCGGGTCCTGCACAGCTCGGCGCTGCGCCGTCTCGCCGGCAAGACCCAAGTGGTAACGCCCGGCACCCGGGGCCCCGCCTGGGACGCCAGCCCCCGCACCCGCCTCACCCACTCCCTCGAATGCGCCCAGGTCGGCCGCGAGCTGGGACTGGCCCTCGGCTGCGACCCCGACCTCGTGGAAGCCGCCTGCCTCTCCCACGACCTCGGCCACCCGCCGTTCGGCCACAACGGCGAACAGGCCCTCAACGAGTTCGCGGCCGACTGCGGCGGCTTCGAGGGCAACGCCCAGTCCCTCAGGCTCCTCACCCGCATCGAGCCCAAACGGTTCACCCCGGACGGCTCCGTCGGCCTCAACCTCACCCGCGCCGCCCTCGACGCCGCCACCAAGTACCCCTGGCCCCGCGGCGCCCACCCCACCGACCCGGCCTCGAACAAGTTCGGCGTCTACGAGGACGACCGCCCGGTCTTCGACTGGCTCCGCAAGGACGCCCCCGGCACCCGTATCTGCTTCGAGGCGCAGGTCATGGACTGGTCCGACGACGTGGCCTACTCGGTGCACGACGTGGAGGACGGCCTGCACGCCGGCCACATCGACCCGAACTGTCTGCACGCCGACCCCGAACGCCGGGACGTCTTCCAGGTCGCCCTCGGCCGCTACGTCCCCGCCGACTCCGACCCGGCCGAGCTCGCCGAGGCCCTGGACCGGCTCCTCGCCCAGGAGTGGTGGCCGCACGGCTACGACGGCACCGCCGTCGCCCAGGCCCGCCTCAAGGACGCCACCAGCCAGCTCATCGGCCGCTTCTGCCTGGCCGCCGAGACCGCGACCCGCACCGCGTACGGCGCCGGACGGCTCACCCGGTACGCCGCCGAACTGGTCGTTCCGCGCGAGACCCGGACGGAGTGCGCCGTCCTCAAGGCCGTCGCCGACCTCTACGTCATGCAGCGCGCCGAGCAGGAGCGGCTGCGCGCCGACCAGCGGATCGTCGTCGCCGAACTGGCCGAGGCGCTCACCGCCCGCGCCCCGGACGGCCTGGACCCGCAGTTCCGCGCCCTGTTCGACCGGGCGGCGGACGACAGGGCACGCAAGCGGGTGATCGTCGACCAGATCGCCTCGCTCACCGACACCTCCGCCCGTTCGCTTCACGCCCGTCTGACGGGGCATGGATGA
- a CDS encoding RNA polymerase sigma factor, whose amino-acid sequence MPESSERGRSVTHGSQTPAVPLIAYGTESGEAVDSAPEVPLPSPLAAIILEVAPVQTQTLTQTDAGAASGADGTAPDAEADALPAVPAQSRAVHHPESEPEPEEPPAGAIEPAEVPEAVEPPPARAETGSPSSDLFRQYLREIGRIPLLTAAEEVELARRVEAGLFAEERLRLAPDLDSQLALDLDRLVVMGRMAKRRLIEANLRLVVSVAKRYVGRGLTMLDLVQEGNLGLIRAVEKFDYARGYKFSTYATWWIRQAMSRALADQARTIRVPVHVVELINRVVRVQRRMLQERGYEPTSEEVAAHLDLAPERVSEVLRLAQEPVSLHAPVGEEDDVALGDLIEDGDAASPVESAAFLLLREHLEAVLSTLGERERKVVQLRYGLADGRPRTLEEIGRIFGVTRERIRQIESKTLNKLRDHAFADQLRGYLD is encoded by the coding sequence GTGCCTGAGTCCTCGGAGCGCGGCCGATCCGTCACCCACGGGTCCCAGACCCCCGCGGTTCCGCTCATCGCGTACGGGACGGAAAGCGGCGAGGCCGTCGACTCCGCCCCCGAAGTACCGCTGCCGTCCCCCCTGGCAGCGATCATCCTGGAGGTCGCCCCCGTGCAGACCCAGACCCTCACCCAGACCGACGCCGGTGCCGCCTCCGGCGCCGACGGGACCGCGCCGGACGCGGAGGCGGACGCCCTGCCCGCGGTCCCGGCGCAGAGCCGCGCCGTGCACCACCCCGAGTCGGAACCGGAGCCGGAGGAGCCGCCCGCCGGGGCCATCGAGCCGGCCGAGGTCCCCGAAGCAGTCGAGCCGCCGCCGGCCCGGGCCGAGACCGGCAGCCCCTCCTCGGACCTGTTCCGCCAGTACCTGCGGGAGATCGGCCGCATCCCCCTGCTGACCGCCGCCGAGGAGGTCGAACTCGCCCGCCGTGTCGAGGCCGGCCTGTTCGCGGAGGAGAGGCTGCGGCTCGCCCCCGACCTGGACAGCCAGCTCGCCCTGGACCTGGACCGGCTCGTCGTCATGGGACGCATGGCCAAGCGCCGCCTGATCGAGGCGAACCTGCGCCTGGTCGTCTCAGTCGCCAAGCGCTACGTCGGCCGCGGCCTGACCATGCTCGACCTCGTCCAGGAGGGCAACCTCGGCCTGATCCGGGCGGTCGAGAAGTTCGACTACGCCCGCGGCTACAAGTTCTCCACGTACGCCACCTGGTGGATCCGCCAGGCCATGTCCCGCGCCCTGGCCGACCAGGCCCGCACGATACGGGTCCCGGTCCACGTCGTGGAGCTCATCAACCGGGTCGTCCGCGTCCAGCGCCGCATGCTCCAGGAGCGGGGCTACGAGCCGACGTCGGAGGAGGTCGCAGCCCACCTGGACCTCGCGCCGGAGCGGGTCAGCGAGGTCCTGCGCCTCGCCCAGGAGCCGGTGTCACTGCATGCGCCCGTGGGCGAGGAGGACGACGTCGCCCTCGGCGACCTCATCGAGGACGGCGACGCCGCCAGTCCCGTCGAGTCGGCCGCGTTCCTCCTGCTCAGGGAGCACCTGGAGGCGGTTCTGTCGACGCTGGGGGAGCGGGAGCGCAAGGTGGTCCAACTCCGCTACGGGCTGGCGGACGGCCGCCCCCGCACGCTGGAGGAGATCGGCCGCATCTTCGGTGTGACCAGGGAACGGATACGGCAGATCGAGTCCAAGACCCTGAACAAACTGCGGGATCACGCGTTCGCGGACCAGCTGAGGGGCTATCTGGACTGA